In a single window of the Terriglobus roseus genome:
- a CDS encoding DNA-methyltransferase, translating to MSPSTTARLMLGDCLERLKEIEDGSVDMVLTDLPYGTTQNPWDSVIPMEQLWAAWKRVCKPGAPIVLFTQQPFTTTVAASNLKQLKSEWIWEKPQGTGFLNANRYPLKNHENILVFCDRMPPYNPQKSFGHGTYTTGRGKKTENYGTFQNQETFCTDGSRYPKTVLAFNPEKGHHPTQKPVPLLEYLIKTYTEPGMTVLDCTMGSGSTGVAALNSGRSFFGIERDEAYFLVAEARIAAAKPLALPEAA from the coding sequence ATGTCACCATCCACCACAGCCCGTCTCATGCTCGGCGATTGCCTTGAGCGATTAAAAGAAATTGAGGATGGCTCAGTGGACATGGTGCTGACCGATCTGCCATATGGAACCACACAAAATCCTTGGGATTCTGTGATCCCGATGGAACAGCTTTGGGCGGCTTGGAAGCGGGTATGCAAGCCCGGTGCTCCGATCGTGCTGTTCACTCAGCAACCATTCACGACAACGGTAGCCGCAAGCAACCTGAAGCAACTCAAGTCTGAATGGATATGGGAGAAGCCGCAGGGGACTGGCTTTCTGAATGCCAACAGGTACCCACTAAAGAATCACGAGAACATCCTGGTGTTCTGTGACCGCATGCCGCCCTACAATCCTCAGAAGAGCTTCGGCCATGGAACGTATACGACTGGCAGAGGAAAGAAGACAGAAAACTACGGCACCTTCCAGAATCAGGAGACTTTCTGCACCGATGGATCACGCTATCCCAAGACTGTGCTCGCATTCAATCCAGAGAAGGGACATCACCCGACTCAGAAGCCTGTCCCGCTCTTGGAGTACCTCATAAAGACCTACACTGAACCCGGAATGACCGTGCTCGATTGCACGATGGGAAGTGGTTCGACAGGCGTGGCCGCACTGAACAGCGGCAGATCATTTTTCGGCATTGAAAGGGATGAAGCGTACTTTTTGGTGGCGGAGGCGCGAATCGCTGCCGCCAAGCCCCTGGCTCTTCCAGAAGCAGCTTAA
- a CDS encoding HNH endonuclease, translated as MIPINQRPDLRLILSNLQSLCRSCHVLKTKREQRVPPSQSPGITECHHPPQPVSCSAIALSD; from the coding sequence ATCATCCCGATCAATCAACGCCCCGATCTTCGCCTGATCCTGTCGAACCTGCAATCTCTCTGCCGTTCGTGTCATGTGCTGAAGACCAAGCGCGAGCAACGCGTACCGCCCAGCCAATCTCCCGGAATCACTGAATGTCACCATCCACCACAGCCCGTCTCATGCTCGGCGATTGCCTTGAGCGATTAA
- a CDS encoding RNA polymerase sigma factor has protein sequence MANTLDGLYEIWLKDQTDITLTALLEAVRTRARQSSNDRPNDSEDIAQNVSLIVWQHLQDFRQYTFDSFERWHSVIVKNERKKRFADKLHVSSECIPERAAEDHSYIDISDLPDDMKEVAVSMLAGHSLKETAQRFSLKEGTLRQRLLAYRKALTK, from the coding sequence ATGGCTAACACGCTCGACGGCTTGTACGAGATTTGGCTCAAGGATCAGACCGACATCACACTGACGGCCCTCCTAGAGGCTGTCAGGACCCGAGCGAGGCAATCCTCCAACGACCGCCCCAATGATTCAGAGGACATCGCCCAGAACGTCTCTTTGATCGTGTGGCAGCACCTGCAAGACTTTCGGCAGTACACGTTCGACTCGTTCGAACGATGGCACTCAGTGATCGTGAAGAACGAACGAAAGAAACGATTCGCGGATAAGTTGCACGTCTCTAGCGAATGCATACCCGAGCGGGCAGCAGAAGATCACTCGTATATCGACATCTCCGACTTGCCTGATGACATGAAAGAAGTGGCAGTATCGATGCTTGCGGGCCACTCACTCAAGGAGACCGCGCAGCGCTTTAGTTTAAAGGAAGGCACGTTGCGACAAAGATTGCTCGCATACCGCAAAGCGCTGACGAAATAG
- a CDS encoding HNH endonuclease signature motif containing protein: METNKIEQLINSINISRETGCWVWQKGKSRNGYGLVTDKAGTTFLAHRYAYEIFRGPIPEGAYLLHSPSCVSKACINPSHLRCGDQKENMADRRAAGRYDNQPARGKALTIAERKAIFRALDGGQTAYSIAQSGVLGRRVSEPQISYLKKHRAAIEARDAKRKRKTVISILAPLQQALAESVDELCSLANAA; this comes from the coding sequence ATGGAAACTAACAAAATTGAACAACTCATAAACAGCATCAACATATCCCGGGAGACAGGGTGTTGGGTATGGCAAAAGGGTAAGAGCAGGAACGGATACGGCTTAGTTACAGACAAGGCTGGCACTACCTTTCTAGCCCATCGCTATGCGTACGAAATCTTCAGGGGGCCGATACCTGAGGGTGCATACCTGTTGCACAGTCCGAGCTGTGTTTCAAAGGCATGCATAAACCCCAGCCATCTGCGGTGTGGGGATCAAAAAGAGAACATGGCGGATCGCAGAGCTGCAGGTCGCTATGACAATCAGCCAGCCCGAGGCAAGGCTCTTACCATCGCCGAACGTAAGGCGATTTTCAGAGCGCTTGACGGCGGTCAGACCGCCTACTCAATTGCACAAAGCGGCGTGCTTGGTCGCAGGGTCTCGGAACCCCAGATCTCCTACCTTAAAAAGCATAGAGCAGCCATAGAAGCGAGAGACGCAAAGCGCAAGCGGAAAACGGTCATATCGATCCTTGCACCGCTGCAGCAAGCTCTTGCTGAATCAGTAGATGAGCTATGCAGCCTAGCGAATGCCGCCTAA